Below is a genomic region from Cuculus canorus isolate bCucCan1 chromosome 31, bCucCan1.pri, whole genome shotgun sequence.
ccactcccCAAGTTCTCACCTGCAGGGATGTTCCTGGAGCCACTtgtctcctctctccctgtGGGACCAGGAGCTGccatctcttccccttcttccacCCTGAGGCCGATCTGCAGGTCCTGGGGCGGCGCAGATGCTACCGGGAACACTATGTCCAAGTCGCAGGTGGGACCCTTGCTCTCCCCTTGGCTGGGAGATTATTTCCCAGGAGGCTCTCGGCTGCGATGTgattccctccctccccaaagccttcAGCTCCCAGAGCGACGCTTTATCCTCTCCTAGGGGGTGAGCGATGCTGTGGGGCGCAGGATGGGATGTGATGCTGTCTCCCCCCTGTGCTTGCTCTCTGAACCCTGGGATGCTGGTCCCATTCCCCTCACTcaccctgggcaccctgggatGCCGATCCCCTTCCCTTTCGTTCGCCTTAGTGACCCCAGGATGCCGATCCCCTTCCCTTTTGCTCTCCCTGGTAACCCTGGGATCCTGATCCCGTTTTCCCTTGCTCTCCCTGGGGACCCCAGGATGCTGATCCAGTTCCTCCTCACTCTCTCTGGAGACCTCGGGATGCTGATCCTGCTCTTCCCGCTGCAGACCCAGACGCTCTGCGTTGCTGGCCGGGTTTGCTGAGCAGAGGCACAGGAAAAAGCTAAGGGGGAGCGAGGGGGGGGACACCAGTTCCGGCTGTGCTGAGGCTCTGTGGGAGATGCCTCCGCTGATCCACCAGCTCCCTTTGTGCCGGGTGCTCCCCATCCTTCGGGTGGAGAGATGAGACCCAAACCCAAACGTCCATGGGGCTGGAAACACGTAAAGGATTCTCTGCTGCTGGGATGCACGTGGGGTGAAGCAAGAGGCCCTCAAAGGGCTTTGGGCTTTTGTCCCCACCTTGGGTTTCTGGAAGCAATTGGGGGGTCCCCATCGGCATCATCTTGAGGCTTGGATCGAGGTACGGTTGCTGCTCAGTCTGTTCCCAGCCTGTGGGATGGCATCGCCGGGTTTAAAAAGGAGCGGAATCCTTTCACTGAGTTCCTGGGCTGGACCGAAAGCACCGCAGGGCCCCTTCTGTTCCGGTTCCAGAGGCTCGGGATATTGGCCGCATCCATCTGGGCACTGCCCGGCTCCATCGCACCCTTTGCTGCTCGCACCCGGCTTCAATAACTGAATTATTTGCCCCATCCCACTCTTCCCGGGGCACATCTCACCCTCTCCGCGATCCCTGTAGCTTTTGGTCAAGAAACTGCTGGTGGGACCCAGGACAGAGGCTCACAGGGCTCTGCTGGGCAGGGAATTGCAGTGGGAAGAACTCTTTGCCAGCGTGGAATCGTGAGCTTTGCCTCTCCAGGGTGGCCCCGGTACCCATCCTGCTGCTCCAaacccctccctgcagcctcaaATGGGGTAAAACCAAGTGGATTTGGGGTCTATTctgggaggagggggatggggagaagagtGCCTCTCCAAGAGGGTCTTGGGATGCTACGGAGCATCCGGTGAGGGAATTGCGGTTCCCGGTATCGCAGCAATGGAGCAAATCCCACATTTCACCCTGTTTCTGTAGTGTAGTGGTTATCACGTTCGCCTAACACGCGAAAGGTCCCTGGTTCGAAACCAGGCAGAAACACCTCTTTTAAggtctttttctctccttatcTGGCAGATATGGAAGGCGTTGGAATGGTGACAGCCCAGTGGCCTTCACCTCTGGTTTGGTCAAGTGGAGAAGGGACATTGGATATGAACCTTAGAATCGATACCTGGAGATGCCAACTCCTTTGTGGAGTGTGTTGGGAAGTAGTGGTCATGGTGGTCTTGATCCATTCAGAAGTGTTTTTGATGGGCGGGGAGTTGTTCGTGGCTGTGTAAAGTCTCTCGTGTTGGTTTTCCGTTGTTTGCGTGTCTGGGTTTGTTGAGCAGGAGGAGGTGCGTAGGAAGGTTGAGCGTTGTGGGTGTAGTGAACCGTAGAAGAGAAAGGTTTAGTGTTTGTTGGTGTGGGCATGAAGATGAGGCGTGAAGAAGGTGAGGAGGTGTGAGAAGTGACGAAAGGTGCAAGAGGTGTGAGGAGCAGGAATTATCGTGCAGGAAATGGGTTGAATGAAGGTGTCTTCTTCTGCATTGTGTGAAATTGGAGCCCAAGGAGGGCCCTGTATGGGTTTCTGTAGTGTAGTGGTTATCACGTTTGCCTCACACGCAAAAGGTCCCTGGTTCGAAACCAGGCAGAAACAcctcttttggggtttttccaCCCCTCCTTCTACCTTTTCCCACCCCTCTCTGCAAGGGGCTTCCACAGGACACCCCTGTGCTGTGCTCTTGACTTGGGTGTTATCCGTGCATGGCATTGGTTTCATTCCTGGGATGCTGAGAGTCAGCCCTGAAGAGAATGACTTGGAAGTggtggtggatgagaagctccacatgagctggcaacgaGTGCTTGCAGCACTGTGGTGGGTCTGAGTTCCCATGGATCACAACATCAAGGGTACATTGGACATGGTGGATGTCCAAGCCAACCACGTCTTGGGTTGCACCCAAAGCTGTGgaaccagcagggcaagggagagaATTCTGTCCCTCCGGTGAGACCCCTGCCTGGAGCCCCcgcatccagttctggagtcctcagcatagaaaggacatggatgtgttggagtgaatccagaggagaTGATCTGGGGCCTGGAGaacctcccctatgaggacaggttgggagagttggggttgttcagtgtGGAGTCTTCAGCGTaagaaggacacggagctgttggagcaagtctagaagccacggagatgatccaaaggctgcAGAACTCCAAGTTCCACCACTGGAGGTCCATTATGAGTTTCCCAGCGTTGCCTGAAGTGCCCACCTGGGTAGTGTGGCCGAGCGGTCTAAGGCGCTGGATTAAGGCTCCAGTCTCTTCGGGGGCGTGGGTTCGAATCCCACCGCTGCCAGCAGTGCTTTTTGGGCTCCGCAAGAGAGCGGAGTGATGGGGCCACGGCTGGAATGAAGGAGAGGAGCTCATAGTGTGCCGTGGTCCCTCTGCCCACCCTGGGGGTCTCCTTTTGATCTCATCAAGAGCCCACCCCACCGTAAAGATGCCCAAGGTGGAATGTACCACCCTGGGGGTCTCCTTTTGATCTCATCAAGAGCCCACTCCACCGTAAAGATGCCCAAGGTGGAATGTACCACCCTCTGCCCACCCTGGGGGTCTCCTTTTGATCTCATCAAGAGCCCACCCCACCATAAAGATGCCCTAGGTGGAATGTACCAGCTCACACGGAGTCATGGAGCTCCTGACGTGCTGGGACGGTGCCTGGTCCTGCACGGGGAACGCTGTGGGGCAAAGCCACCccacaggagcagaggagccACCAAGGCTGGGGCAATTCCCAGAGCTTGTCCCCATCATCCACCATGTCCAATGTACCCTTGATGTTGTGATCCATGGGAATTCAGACCCATCACAGTCCTCCCTGGGTGCAGGAGCATCCCAAAGCCACCCCACCTACAGGCACAACCCTTCCAGCTCCACCATCAGAGGcctccagctctccagccccacctCCAACGGGTTCTGCAGCTTCTGGTTGGGGCATAGGTGGCTTCCCAGGACCACATTCCCAAGCATTTTCCCTCCAGCTCCACCATCGGCTTCTCCAGATCCACCACCAGCTCCACCACGTTCCCCAGCTTCTGGCTGGGTTGCAGGTGGCTCCTCAGGACCACGTCCCTATCTGCACACTCAACCTCTGATGCAGCTTGGGTTTCCACCAGCTGAGAGCATCGTAGCCGCTCGGGACACCACCCGAAGCAGAGGAGCCTTGGGGGTTCCTCGTTTTCCCCCCAGGCTTTCCCAACCCTTAGCAATCAAATCATGGTCCCACATTCCTGATAACCCCGTTCCACTTTATTGCACCTCGTTTTCAAGCAGGTACCCACAAACAAGGAGTCACAACTGAGCCGAATCCATCGTGGTGCAGCTTAAAAATGGATGAGATCCACTCATCCATCCATCTACCCATCCGTCcacccacccatccatccatccacccatccatccacTCATCCATTCATCTACTCATCTATCCACCTGTCTGTCCCACCATCATTCCACCTGCCTGCCCATCCAACCTTCCAGCTAGGTGGGCCCCCAAAGGCACCTTGAAGGAGTTGGGCAAAACAAAGTCATTGATTGGGCCCCACCAGCATCTCCTTTCGCAGATGGACCCGCAGGTGCTTCATGAGAGAGGAGCTGGACATGAAGCACTTGGTGCACTTGGTGCATTTGTAGGGTTTCTCCCCGGTGTGGATCCTCCGGTGGATGATGAGGGTGGAGCTGGCCCGGAAGCTCTTCTCGCAGTAAGAGCACTGGTAGGGTTTCTCACCTGTATGGATCCTCTGGTGCCTACGGAGCGTGGTGTTCTCCCGAAAAGCTTTCCCGCAGTCGGAGCAGACATAGGGCCTGGGTCCTACGTGGCTTTTCTGATGGAGGAGAAGACCCGAATGGACCGTGAAGCCGATCCCACAGTCAGGACACTGGTAGGGTTTCTTCACCAAGTGCTTTTTCAGATGTTGCTTAAACGTTGAGCTTTCAAAGAAGGCTTCCCCACAGTCGGAGCAGGGGTACGGGGCTTGGCCCCGGTGGGTCCGCAGGTGGGCAATTAAGGTGGAGTTCTTTGAGAAGACGGCCCCGCAGTCAGGACACGTGTAGGTCCCCTCCGCCAGGTGCGTCTTGCGGTGCTTGCTGAGCGACTTCTTGGCCATGAAGCTTTTCCCGCAGTCGGGACACTCGTAGGGTCTCTCCCCCGTGTGGATCCGACGGTGGATGACGAGGGTGGACTTGGAAGTGAGTTTTTTGCCACAGTCTGGGCACACAAAGACAGAGCTTTCCCTGTGGCTCCTGCGATGTTTGCTGAGGGACTTGCTGGCCATGAAGGTTTTCCCGCAGTCGGCGCACTGGTAGGGTCTCTCGCCAGTGTGGATCCTCCGGTGGGTGACAAGAGCTGCGTTGGAGGCGAGGGTCTTCCCGCAGTCGGAGCACTGGTATGGTCCGTTCCGCAGGTGGAGCTTGCGGTGTGTTCTGAGGGATTTGGTGGATGCGAAGCGTTTCTCGCACGTAGGGCACTGGTGGCGTTTCTCTTGGCAGTTGGTCTTCTGGTGGTTCCTGAGGCTGGAGCTGCACGTGAAGCTTCTCCTGCATCTGGAGCAGGTGAAGGGCTTCTCCCTTCGATGGACCCTCTGGTGCTGGTGGAGGGAGGACTCGCGGCTGAAGCTCTTCCCACACTTGCTGCATGTGTGCTTTTGCTGTCTCCCTGAGGGGCTCTTggcatttgttttcctcccattttGGGTGGAAGTAGTTGATCTCCTTCCCGAATGGTTCTTGTGGTTCTCGAAGCCCAGGGAGATGCCACCTTTGGGTTTCCTCATCGACCCTCCATCTTCATCCTGGGAACTGTCCTCCTCTGTCTCACTCGTCCATCCATCATCTGCCAGGAGAAGCGGAAAACAAAGACGGGAATCCACCTCTACCTCTGTCCTGAAGGTGTCAGGGAGGGAGCTTGAGGAGGGATGCAGAGAAGCACCCCAAGAAGTGATGGattccatccctccatcctgtCTGATCCACATGCAGCAGCAACCTCCTGCCAGGAGACGTGGTTGGTATCTCTGGTTGCCGATGCCCAGCTAGGTCCTCACACCTCTGCAGGACCCTCCTCCCAGTTACACCAGTATCCAGTACAATCCACCtctgttttggggtgcaaaCCAAGTTCCTTACCTGAATAAGAGGAGTTGGAGCCGGAGGAGCTCCCGGCATCTTGGCAGCTTCTCCACCGCCTCCTTTTCCTTGTCCACAACTTCAAGAGAGGTCTCGCCAGttgttcctcttcctcctcctccgaGCTCTGGATGTTGGGGAACCAAACCTCATCTGGATGCTCCGGCTGAGTGAGCAGGTCAGGATTACATGTGGGGAAGCCTGCTCGGGTAGACAACGGTGGGTTACTGGGTTGACAATCTCGTGAGAGGAGACAGAGGCGCGACCGTAAAGCTCATCCCTCTTCAAAAACAGGTGGAAAATCCAGGAGCTTGGGTCTCTGAGGAGGGACTTCCCAACAGGGTTGGCTGAGGGTATCTATAAGAGCTTTCCAGGTGGTGGAGAAGGCATCCCAGGGAAGAAGAATGTTGAACCAGAGAGGAATCAGCCCCGAGACCACTTttcaagaagagagaaaagcccAGTGGGATCAAGAGCAGTTGAGGAGGGTGGAGGTTGTCCAGCTGGGAAGActcaggaggaaaaggaaggctgGAAGATCCCCGGAGTGAAGCCGGGGGGGCTTGAAGGCTTCTCACCCAAGTGACCTGCAAAAAAATCCTTGGTAGGGGAGTGGTGGTCAAGCCCCGCTCTCAAATGAAGAGGTTGCACCCAACTAAATTGGCCCCTTGGGTACATTGAACATCTCCTGTGAGTGGAGGATGTTGGAAGAGGAGCACGAGAAGGAGGGGCCAACACTCGAGGACCAGACTCGATTTTCATCTGCTCTTCAAGACTGAATTGTTGCCATGAATGAACACCCAGAGCACGGTCTTCTCCTGGGCATCATCAGGGACGTCAGCAGTGACCTGGAAAGTCAAGTTCCGATGCCATCCAGTCCCAAAATTAAATCCAAACGGAAAAGGGCAGGAAGGACCATAAAGAAGTGGGAAATCCACGAGATGGTGGGATTTAAGTTCACGTTCACTCATCTTACTACAAAGAAGCTCTCAAAGCCACCCAAACTGGACCCCCCAAAGCTTCTGCATCCAACCAAGGACATCAAAACTCAACTGGAGTCAACGTTGGGTCTCGCTCGTTCCTTTCCTGGACCCACAACTCCTGCTCCACGGCTGGAGGAGACCTGGGCGCTGCGCCATCCCCCAAAGTGTCCCTGTTAAGGTGGCCTCCAGGTGGCTCTTCTGTCAACAGAGGGCACTGCAAGCCAAACGGAGGTGGGACATCCCTCCAAGTCAACTCCTAACTCATTTCTGGCCATTTTTTAACTCCTTCCTCGTCgttttttaacttatttctgGTCATTTTTAACTCCTTTCTGGCCATTCTCCTCATGAAGGGGGCAGGAAAAGAGCATCCACCCACCCGGGCTGGGATCTTGGGGCACCTCAACTGGATCAAAGGGTTATGGGTGTTGAGGAGAGCATCTGGATGGGATCCAGCTGAGGAGTCAGGGCTGAGGCATCAAGTTCTCAGCCAAGTTTCTTAGGGCGGATTAATTAAAACTGGCTAATTATAAGCAGTTAATTATAGTGCATCGCGCACAGAGTGAGCCAAGAAAGCTTTGGGAGCTCTATCCTAGAGCGGAACAGGGAAAAATGAATATGTTTTATGGCTGGTCCCACCTTCCGCATCATCACCGGCTTCACCTTCCTGGTGTCCCTCATCCTCGGGACAAGAAAGTTTAAGGTTGAGGTGGGGAAGAGGAACTACAAAGGATTATCCGGGGTGGGATGGAAGTTGGGAGCCCACCAGGAGCTGCAAGATAGTAAAAACGAGGAGAAAAAGTAGGATTTCGTTTCAAAGGAGCCTGAGTTGAACCCAGAAGGTGATGGGAaaggtggagaagtgggaccgggatggagatggtggaagTGGATCCATCCCCAGTGAACATCAGGACCAGGATGGGGGTGGATGAGTCTCCCCGCCCCCATGGAGCACAGGAGGTGCTTACCTGGTGGGGTGGTGGTGACGGTGACCTCCTGCAGCGCCTCGGGCacctgggggaggaggggggatcGGTGGGAAAGGGGTTGGAAATGAGAAATTCCCAACAAAGAACcgaaattaacagaaaaaaaaaagaggggggggaaaaaaagacacaaaattaaaaggaaaaagaacacaaaaaaaaaaatgcgaAGTCGGAACCAAAGTTTTAGAAAAGTCAcaaagtaaaatggaaaaaaataacagcaaaaaaaagaattaaagagggaaaaaacagtaaataaattatttctaaaaataaaggcgtgaaagttttaaaaaggaaaaaaaaagacttaaaaaccgaagaaaatgaaaacaaaagaaataaaatattttttacaaaaattaataaattaaaaaaaaaacgaaGTAAGacatgaaattaaagaaaaagaagggggaaataaaatgttaaaaagcaaagaaaggaagaaagaagggaagatataaaagatttgaaaagcaaaggaaataaaattaaagaaaaggggagaaagaaaacgtttaaaaggcaaagtaagaaataaagaagggCAGAAacaaagtgtttaaaaagcaaagtaagaaatgaaatggaaaagggaagaaagaaaatgtttaaaagccaaagaaagacataaagaaaaagaaggagaaaatgtttagaaagcaaagaaataaagaaaaagaaggaaaaagaatatttagaaagcaaagtaagaaatgaaattaaagaaaaagaaagggggggaCAAAATcgagaaataaaataaaaaataaaataaaaaataaagtaaaataaaataaaaagtaaaataaaataaaaataaagtaaaataaaaataaagtaaaataaaaaataaagtaaaataaaataaaaataaagtaaaataaaataaaaataaagtaaaataaaaataaagtaaaataaaaaataaagtaaaataaaataaaaataaagtaaaataaaataaaaaataaagtaaaataaaaataaagtaaaataaaaaataaaataaaataaaaaataaagtaaaataaaaataaagtaaaataaaaaaataaaataaaataaaaaataaagtaaaataaaaaataaagtaaaataaataaataaaaagtaattttttttttttaaaaaaaaagtatgaaacgAAACTTTTAAGCCCaagttaagaaataaaacttaaaaccaACCCGaagtcagaaagaaagagataaaaaaccaaagtaaaaaatccctttttttctttttgcgGTCCGAGCGTTTTTTTTCCCACGCGAGGTGAGAAATAAAAGTTACAAAGATcccttttaaaaaggaaaagcactaaaacccgctcccccccccccaccccaccccccatcTCGGGGACCCCCCAATCCCGGGGACGCCCCCCCCCCATCtcgaggtggggagggggtcccccccatcccggGGTCCCCCCCGGGACCTGCGGAGGCTGCGGCGCGGCCATGGCCGGACAGGACCGGGGACCGGGACCCGCGCTCCCGCCGCCTCCGGGGAGGAGCCAGGAGACCCCGCGCCCGGGACCCCCTCTTCGCCCCCCTTGgatccccctttcccccctcccctttcctccttctccccatttttcccctttttcccacatttcccccccttttttccacatttccccccttttttcccacatttccccccttttccccctttttcccacattttccccctttttcccacatttcccccctttttcccacattttccctctttttccacacttccccccttttttccacacttcaccccttttttccacattttccccTCAcactttccttccattttccccctttttctcccatttcccccctttttccccatttcccttttttccccattccccccttttccccc
It encodes:
- the LOC104058346 gene encoding zinc finger protein 585A; the protein is MAAPQPPQVPEALQEVTVTTTPPGFPTCNPDLLTQPEHPDEVWFPNIQSSEEEEEEQLARPLLKLWTRKRRRWRSCQDAGSSSGSNSSYSDDGWTSETEEDSSQDEDGGSMRKPKGGISLGFENHKNHSGRRSTTSTQNGRKTNAKSPSGRQQKHTCSKCGKSFSRESSLHQHQRVHRREKPFTCSRCRRSFTCSSSLRNHQKTNCQEKRHQCPTCEKRFASTKSLRTHRKLHLRNGPYQCSDCGKTLASNAALVTHRRIHTGERPYQCADCGKTFMASKSLSKHRRSHRESSVFVCPDCGKKLTSKSTLVIHRRIHTGERPYECPDCGKSFMAKKSLSKHRKTHLAEGTYTCPDCGAVFSKNSTLIAHLRTHRGQAPYPCSDCGEAFFESSTFKQHLKKHLVKKPYQCPDCGIGFTVHSGLLLHQKSHVGPRPYVCSDCGKAFRENTTLRRHQRIHTGEKPYQCSYCEKSFRASSTLIIHRRIHTGEKPYKCTKCTKCFMSSSSLMKHLRVHLRKEMLVGPNQSNPASNAERLGLQREEQDQHPEVSREKSPSQGESKGPTCDLDIVFPVASAPPQDLQIGLRVEEGEEMAAPGPTGREETSGSRNIPAGDEMQREAEGHRMELGSPGGAKVMVKAKRNEPGRACERNQEMERSPRTKESNQEVEGCPGMEQRDGLTCEERDQQLFAEGSLYKCSHCQEHFQDRSELIYHQRLHRGGSIFRCQECGKDFGESSDLSSHQKSHMVEKPYQCLTCEKFFKDRSTLIRHERVHTGEKPYKCLECEKRFTRSSDIIVHQRTHTGEKPFECSKCGKRFSQRSNLFTHHIVHTGEKPFTCHECGKTFARRSELTIHQRTHTEEKPYHCSRCEKSFRGRYGLFRHERLHTGEKPYKCSECGKSFGQSGDLITHQRFHTGEKPYHCSACGKFFCNKSSLVKHQKWHSGEKPYKCHECEKSFGQSSDLIAHHRTHTGEKPYPCGECGKRFTRKSSLIVHQRRHRRQRTGEHSKSGKSLEEDSSNDAPRNVGVGDSSSPHSECAKPLEEASSLLDHQS